The genomic interval CGCGGTGTCGAGCCGCCCCTCGTCGTCAGCCCACGCGTCCCATATCCCCGTCTCCTCGCTGAGGCTCCGGACGTGCTCCTCCCCGGAGAGGTACCACAGCAGTTCGTGGATGAGGCTGTTCCAGCGGAAGCCGGAGAGCTTCTTCGTCGTGAGAAGCGGGAAGCCGTCGGCGAGGTCGACGGTGTAGTGGCGCGAGAAGCCCGACACCGTGTCCACGCCGGTCCGGTTCGGCTTGTAGCCGCCGTCGGCGAGCACGTCCGCGACGAGGTCGAGGTACTGACGCATTCGTTGTCCTACGGGTACGGGGGCCGCTACATAACGGTTGCCTGCCGCGCCGGTCAGTCGTCCGCCACGGCCTCCGCGCGCGGCTCCCCGCCCGGGGTTTTCTCCGCGACCAGCGGGCTCCGCGACGCCAGCCGGCAGTCGAACGCGGGGTGCTCCGCGAAGTGGCGCACCAGCATGTGTCGGCGGGACCCGGTGATGCCGGTCCGGGCCGCATCCTCGGCGCCGAAGCGGTCGGGCAGGCGCGCGAACAGCCGCTCGGCGCGCGCGAAGGAGTCGAACACCTTGCGGTTGCCCGCCGAGTCGGCCCCGCGGCGCGCGACGACGTAGCTGCCGTCCGCGCGGTGTTCGCCGGTCGTCCGCAGGAACTCGCGGCGGTCGGTCATGGCGTCGTCGACGGCCGCCGCCAACCGCTCGGCGTCGGCGCGCGACAGGCGGTGCTCGTCGCCGTCGATACACAGGACGATACGGCCGGCCTCGCTCCGTGCGGTCGGCTCCTCAGAGGAGAACGCGACCAGGAGCGTCGGGACTCCGGTGCATGTAGCCGTGGGTACCCGTGCCGGCGTGAAAACCCTGTCGGGGTATCAGATGATGCCGCCGTCGTCCGTGGGCGTCGCGGTGGGGGACGACGTGGGCGTGGCCGTGTCCTCGTCCGTGCCGACGGTAGGCGTGTCGACGAGGCCGCCGTCGTCCGTCGGGGTGGGTGTGGCGGTCCCGTCGCCGTCGGTCGGCGTCGGGGTCGCGCTCCCGCCGGTGTCCGTCGTGTTCGTCGCGTTCTTCGTCCCGAAGATGTCCGTCTCGATGGTCCGCTCGTAGGTCAGCGCGTCGAGCGGGATGCGGAGCGAGTTCCCCGTCGGCAGTTCGACGCGAGCGTAGAAGTCGATGCGCAGGTCGGTCACCTGCCCGTTCTCCAGGTGCGACACCCACCACTCGTCGAGCCGCTGATTGCGGATGACGGGCACGGTCCGAATCGTCTCCCGCGTGCCGCCCTCGACCACGTACGGCTCGTCGGTGACGCCCTCGCCGACGGTGACGTTGTTCATCGTCACGACGTACCCAACCTCGGTCAGCGTGTACGGCTCCAGTTGTGGGTTGTACACGTCGAAGCGCATGTCAATGGGCGTCTCGTCGGCGGTGACGGTGCCCCACGAGGCGCGCGTCGCGTTGACGTAGAGGACGGGGTTCTCGTAGAGGGGGTTCGACGGGCCGGAGACGGGCCGCGTCTCGTTCGAGTTGAACTGCGAGATGATGTCCGTGTTCACCTGCTGGCGCTGCTGGAGGGCGAAGTTCCGCCCGCCGAGTATCGACGCGGTCACGTTCGCGTCGATGGTGACGTTCGTCGTCTCGTCGTTGCGGACGTGGCTCGCCCACCAGGCCGGTATCTTCCGGTTGTCCATCCGGGTCGAGAAGTTCAGCGTCGTGTTGCCCGACTCGATTCCGACCCCCGACTTGTTCCCCGCGGCGATGGCGACGTCGTTCATCCTGATCGTGTAGTCGATGTCGGTGCCGCCCAGCCGAACCCCGATGGGGTTGGGGTTGGTGACGAGCAGGTCGGTGTTCACGACGGTCGTCTCGTCGGTCACGTCGCCGAAGGAGTTGCTCACGCCGGCGACGCCGGGGACGCCGACCACGCCGAGCGCGAACGCTCCGCCGACGCTCGCGACGAGGAGGCCGAACGCCGTCGCCGCGACCTTCAGTTTGCTACCGAGCAGCAGCGCGCGAACGTCCATTGGCGGGGAGGGTAGCGCCGCGGGCAAAACGGCTTCGGCCGGGGGCCGCGAACGCGAGGATTAAGTGGCAGTCGTCGGAAGCGTGGGTATGGAGACTTCACAGGGTTCGGACCGCCGGATGGGGTTCAGCATGCTGTTCGGCGTCGTCGGCCTCGTCGGCGCGGTCGTGATGCTCGTCGCGGCGCTGGGCGACCAGCTCGTCCTCTCGGGCTACGGCTTCGCGGCCGCGATGCTGGGCGCGACGTTGGTCGTCGCGGCGCTGCACCTCTACGAGTGACGGCGCAAGCTTAAGACCGAGGACACACTATACGGGGGTATGCCCGACGACACGAACGAACGCATCCTCGATCACCTCCGCGAGCGCGCCGCGGTTGGTGACCGGTACTTCCGTGCGAAACACGTCGCCGACGCCCTCGGCATGACCGCGAAACAGGTCGGCGCGCGCCTGCCCCGCCTCGCCGAGGAGTCCGAGGACGTCGACATCGAGAAGTGGGGGCGCGCCCGCTCGACGACGTGGCGCGTCACGCCGGAGTAGTCGGTTTTTTGCCCTCGCCGCGACTCGGTCCGTTATGACCGTACGGGTCGAGCGGACGTTCGAGTTCGACGCACCCCCCGAGGACGTCTGGGACTTCATCGCCGACCCGGAGAAGCGGGCGAGCCCCATCAGCGTCGTCTCGGAGTTCGAAACCACCGGCGAGTACACCGCGACGTGGCACGTGAAGCTCCCCATCCCCGTCATCAACCGCACCATCCCCATCGAGACGGAGGACGTCGAGCGCCGCGAGAACGAGTACGTCCGGTTCGTCGGGAACGCGAGCGTGATGCGCGTCCAGGGCGAACACGAACTCGAAGCCACGGAGACCGGGTCGCGGCTCCACAACCGCTTCGTCGTCGAGGGGAAGGTCCCCGGCCTCGAACGCTTCTTCAAGCGGAACCTCGACGACGAACTCGACAACATCGAGCGGGCCATCCGCGAGGACCTCGACCGATGACCCGCGTCGTCTGTGCGCAGATTCGCGTCGAGAACGCCGACGTGACGGGCAACGTCGCGCGCGCCGTGGCGGCGGTCGAGGACGCCGCCGCGGAGGGCGCGGACCTCGTCGTTCTCCCCGAGATATTCAACGTCGGCTACTTCGCCTTCGACAGCTACGACCGCGCGGCCGAACCGCTGGACGGACCCACGCTCACCCGGGTCCGGGAAGCGGCCGCCGAGAACGACGTGGGCGTGTTAGCCGGGTCCATCGTGGAGGACCTCGCGGCGAGCGACGAGGGCCCCGCCGACGAAGGGCTCGCCAACACCTCCGTCCTCTTCGACCGGGCCGGCGAGCGGCTGGCCGTCTACCGCAAACACCACCTGTTCGGCTACGGCTCCGCCGAGACCGAACTCCTGACGCCCGGCGAGGACCTCGCGGTCGCCGAGTTCGACGGCCACACGGTCGGGATGACGACCTGCTACGACCTGCGGTTCCCGGAACTGTACCGCGCGCTCGCGGAGCGGGGCGCGACGCTGGTCTGCGTGCCGAGCGCGTGGCCGTACCCCCGCGTCGAACACTGGAAGCTCCTGCCGAAAGCGCGCGCCGTCGAGAACCAGCTGTACGTCGCGACGGCCAACGGCTCGGGGAGCTACGAGGGCGCGGAACTGCTCGGGCGCTCCTCGGTGTACGACCCGTGGGGAACGACGCTCGCCTCGTCGGACGACGACCCGGCGCTCGTCGCGGCCGAGGCCGACCCCGAACGCGTCGCCGCGGTGCGCGAGGAGTTCCCCGCGTGGCGGGACCGGCGGGGCGACGTGTGACCCCGAAGTGGTAGCTTTATCAGGGAGGGGGGAATAGTATCAATCGCCGGAAGCGACGCTTTTCTCGTCGTGACGGCAACAACCATCGCCGCGCCCACACGGCGGGTACGCCCGGCACCCGCCGTCACCTCGCCTCTCACTCCGCGTCCGCGTATATCGCGTCCATGAGCCACACGTCCGCCAGCCCGTCGGCCCCGTCCGGGCCGATGTCGCTCCCCGTCAGGACGGCGTGCGCGAAGTAGTCGAACTCCTCGCGCAGTTCCCCGCCGCCCGCGCCCGTTATCTCGTAGGAGCCGTCGCCCGTCTCGACGACGAGCCTGCGGCCCCGGTTCGGCTGGAAGGCGTCGAACAGGCGGACGACGCCCTCGCTCCCGTACACCGCGAAGTCGGCGTTCGGGTGGCCCGAGAAGGAGGCCGTGAAGTTCCCCGTCGCGTCCGGGAACGCGACGCGGAAGGAGACGTGTTCGTCCACGTCCGCGTACGGGCCGCCCGTGCGCGTCCGCCCCGAGACGGCCTCGGGTTCGGCGCCGAGCAGGTAGCGCGCGGCGTTGAGCGGGTACACGCCCACGTCCATCAGCGCGCCGCCGCCCGCGAGGTGCGCGTCGAGCCGCCACTGGTCCGGGCCGCGAGAGCCCATCAGCACGGGGAAGGTGAAGTCGCCCGCGAACTTCTCCACCGCGCCGACGCCGCCCGCGTCGAGGAACGCCTTCAGCGCGCGGAACAGCGGGTCGGCCTGCATCCGGTAGGCCGTCATCAGGGGGACGCCCGCGTCCTCGCAGACCGCGACCACTTCCTCGGCTCGTTCCGGAGTCGCCTCCAGCGGTTTCTCGCAGACGACCGCCTTCCCCTGTTCCGCGGCCGTTTCGACGTGCGGGAGGTGGAGGCGGTTCGGCGTCGCCACGTACACGGCGTCGTACGCGTCCGCGAGGTCGCCGGCCGCGTAGCCGTCGTAGTCCGTCGTTTCGAGGCCGTGGCCGTCGGCGACCTTCTCGCGGTTCTCGGCGCTGCCGCTCACCCCGACGGTCGCCTCGACGTAGTCGCAGTCGCCGATGCTCGGGAGCACGACGCCGCGCGCGAAGCCGCCACAACCCACGACCGCCAGCCGCACGGTCCCGTCCGCACCCGTGTCCCAGTCCCGCTCGCCGATATCGGTGAACGCCTCGTGCATGGGCGGTCGTCTCGCCGGGGGCACAAAAAGCCGGACTCCGGTCGCTTGCGCGGAGCGGCAGGTCTTTCTACGCGCCGTAGATACCCCGAGTATGGTCACACTCGGGCTGGTCGTCGCTCAGTTCAACAAGGAGCGGCCGGTCACCCACGAGATGGAGGCGGCGGGTCGCGAGGCCGCCGCCGAGCGCGGCGCGGAGATCGCCGAGACGCTGGAGGTACCGGGGGCGTACGACACCCCGCTCGCCGCCGACCGGCTGGCGCGCCGCGACGACATCGACGCCGTCGCCGTCCTCGGGGCGGTCATCACCGGGGACACCGACCACGACCAGGTCATCACGGACGCGGCCGCCCGCGGCCTGACCGACGTGTCGCTGGACCGGGACACCCCGGTCGCGTTCGGCGTCTCCGGTCCCGGCATGAGCGCGGCCGAGGCGGCCGAGCGCATCCCGAAGGGCGCGGAGGCCGTCGAGAGCGCAATCGACCTCGCGGAGGAACTCGCATGAACACGGAATTCGCTGACAGAGTCGGACGTGTCGAACCGAGCGCGACGCTCGCCATCTCCAACCTCGCCTCCGAACTGGAGGCCGACGGCGCCGACGTCGTGGACCTCTCCGTCGGGGAGCCGGACTTCCCGACCCCCGACAACGTCGTCGAGGCCGGCAAGGCCGCGATGGACGCCGGGCACACGGGGTACACCCCGTCGAACGGCATCCCGGAGCTGAAGGCGGCCATCGCCGAGAAGTTCGCCGACGACGGGCTGGCCTACGACGAGGACGAGATAATCGTCACGCCCGGCGGCAAGCAGGGGCTGTTCGAGGTGTTCATGACCCTGCTCGACGAGGGGAGCGAGGTCGTGCTGTTCGACCCCGCGTGGGTGAGCTACGAGGCGATGGCGAAGCTGGCGGGCGCGGACATCCGCCGCGTCGACCTCTCTCCCCATGACTTCCGGCTCGAACCCGCGCTGGACGACCTCGCCGAGGTCGTGAGCGACGACACCGACCTCGTCGTCGTCAACAGCCCGTCGAACCCCTCGGGCGCGGTCTTCTCCGACGCGGCGCTCGAAGGCGTGCGCGACCTCGCCGTCGACCACGACGCCGTCGTACTCTCCGACGAGATATACCAGTCCATCACCTACACCGACGGGACGCCGACCTCGCTCGGGAGCCTCGACGGGATGGTCGACCGGACCGTCACGCTCAACGGGTTCTCGAAGGCGTACTCGATGACCGGCTGGCGGCTCGGCTACGTCGGCGCGCCGGCCGACCTCGTCGCCGAGGCGTCGAAGATACACAGCCACTCGGTGTCGTGTGCGACGAACTTCGTCCAGCACGCGGGCGTCGAGGCGCTGCGCAACACCGACGACGCCGTGACGGAGATGCGCGACGCCTTCCACGAGCGCCGCGACATGCTGCTCGACCTGTTCGCCGACCACGGGAAGGAGGTACCGCGTCCCGACGGCGCGTTCTACATGATGCTCCCCGTCGCCGAGGACGACGCGGCGTGGTGTGAGGGCGCCATCGAGGACGCCCACGTGGCGACCGTCCCGGGCAGCGCGTTCGGCACGCCGGGCTACGCGCGGCTCTCCTACGCGGCGAGCGAAGAACGGCTGAAGGAGGGCGTCTCGCGGCTGGCCGAGAACGGCTACCTCTGACTACTCCCGTCTCGATTCGAGGAACGACTCCACGAGCGACCGCTCCGCCCGGCGGAGGTGGTAGTGGAGCGTCGCGGCGGAGATGTCGAGTTCGTCGGCCACCTCCTCGGCGGTCGCGTCGCGCGGCCACTCGAAGTAGCCGGCGTCGAAGGCGGCTTCGAGCGCGCCGAACTGCCGGTCGGTGAGCGAGACGTCGCCCGACCACGTCGGTTCCTCGCGCTCGTCGCCGGGGCCGTCGAGGGTGCGTTTCGCGACCAGCTTCGTCTCGGGGTACACGGACCGTACCCCCTCGACGACGGCGCGCACGTCGGTGTCGCGCGGCGCGGTGGCGACGACCGTGACGCCGCCGTCCTCGATGGTTATCTCGCGTGCCTCCGCGCCGGCGGTGAGCAGCTGTGAGGCCGCCGAGCGGGCCAGGCGGAGCTCGTACAGCGCGGAGTCGCTCTCGCCGACCGGGGTACACGACTCGACGTGGTCGGCCGCCTCCGTGTGTTCGACCACGGCCTCGGCGTCGGCGCCGTGGACGGTATAGTACTGCGTGATGTCGCCGTTCGGCTCGCGGTTCATCCACTCCATCGTGCCGGTGACGTCCGGGGCCGCCTGTGCCAGCCGCGTGAACGGCATCGCCTCGCCCGTGAGGCGGAGTTCGAGTTCGACGACCGGCTCGGAGAGGACGAGCCGCTCGGTGTGGGCGGCGTTGAGCGCGAAGCCGACGACGCGCCCGAGCTGTTCGAGGGCGCCGACCTCGACGTCGTCGAAGCCGTCGGGCCGCGACGAGTAGGCGACGAGGACGCCGCCGGCCCCCTCCCGGCCGATGGGAACGCTCACACCGGAGCGGATGTCGTTCTCCGCCGCGAACTCGCGTATCGGCTCGGGAAGCGACGAGGTGGGGATGTCGCGGACGACGCGGACCTCGCCCGTCTCGGCGGTCTCCAGCGCGGGGCGGGCGTCGTCCGTCCCGCGCCACTCCTCGGTCATCCCGTCCACGGCGCTCGTCGAGGGGCCGGCGACGGTGACCGGTTCCACCGCGCCGTCGCGGTCGAGCCGACCGATCCACACCGCGTCGTAGAGTTCCGAGTCGGCGAGCCCCTCACAGACGGCGCGCTCGATCTCCGACTGCGTCCCCGCGGCGACCAGCGCCCCGATGACGCCGCCGACCGTCTCGATTACGCGACGGTAGGTGCGGGCCCCCTCGACCTCTCCGGAGCCGCCGTCGGAACGGGGCTGTGCGACGCCCGTGACGCCGATACAGCTCCCGTCCGCGTCGGTGGCCACGGCGGCCTCGTGCCGGTGCGGCAGGGCTTCGCCGTCTTTCGTCACGACCGGCAGGTCGACGCTCCAGCTGTGGCCCGGGCCGGCGCCGTCGAGCGTCTCGCGGACGGCCGCCGAGTCCTCCGCCGTCAGCAGTCGGTCGATACCCATCCCGGACAGCTCCTCGTCGGAGTAGCCGGTGACCTCCGCGACGCGGGCGTTCCACCACCCGAGGCGGCCGTCGAAGTCGAAGTGATAGACGGCCATCGGAATCGAATTCAACGCCTCTCTCGGGACGAATCGCTCGTGGTCCGTGGGACCGTCGGCGTGCTCGTCCCCCATATATACGAGGCAACGCGAGGAACCGCAATAAGCCCGGCGGGAGTGCGCCCGCGCTACTCGACCAGCGTCGAGCGGAGCGCGTCGTCGAGTTCGGCGTCGCTCATCTTCGCGACGAGCGCGTCGAGGACCTCCTCGCGGGCGCCCGGGACGAACTTGATGGAGCCGACGACGAGGTGGCCCCCGCCGGAGACGCCCGCGCCCGGCAGCTCCTCGGTGAGTTCCGTGACCATCCGCGGGATGTCGAGGCGGACGCCGTCGGAGCGGAGGACGGCGAAGTCCGGCCCGTAGCCGATGGTGATGACGGGGTCGCCCGTCTCCTGGACCTTCCGGTCGTGGAGCTCGCCCGTCGTCTTCCCCGGCGCGGGGTAGATGAAGCGGTGGGCGTGTTCGTCCACGTCGATTCGGTAGAGGTGGGCGTCGTTCGACAGCGTCTCGTGTTCGATGTGCGGGAGCGCGTCGTCGAGCTGGCGCTCCACGTCACGCTCGGCGCGCTCCGAGAGGAACGCGACCAGCTCGCGGTGGCGCTCCTCGTCGTCGCCGAGGTCCAGCACGTCCTCGATGACGGCGTCGCCGGAGCTGTAGCGGAGCCAGTGGGCCGCGTAGTCGAGCGCCTCGCCGATGTCGTGGAGGTCGTCCTCCTCGTAGCCGGCCTCGGCGGCGAGCGCGACGTAGTCGTCCATCGCGTCGGCCCGCGAGCGGTCCGAGAGCCCGGCGACGGCCGGCACGTGGCGCAGGTCGTCGGTCAGCTCCGGCGCGATCATGCGCGCGAGTTCGACGCACATCATCCCGGTCGTGATGCGGTAGTCCTCGCCGTGGAGGTAGGGGTTGACGTGGGCGTCGACGAGCGGCTCGACGGCGTCCGGGTCCGGGTGGTGGTGGTCGACGACGACGACCGGGATGTCGTACTCCGCCAGCGCGCGGTACGCCGGCGTGTCCTCCTCGGTGGAGCCGTTGTCGAGCATGAGCAGGAGCGGGAGCTTCTGGCCGTGGCGCTCGCGGTCCTCCAGCGCGAAGTTGAGGTCGCGGGTCACGTCCTCCATCTCGTAGAACGGGGCCTTCGCCGGGAGCCGCTTGAGGAGGTGGCGCGGCGCCTGTGCGTCCTCGTGGACGGACTCGATGAACCGTTCGAGCGCGAGCTGGACGGGGACCGAGGCGCACATCCCGTCGCCGTCGGCGTGGTGGCGCACCCGTATCGGACGGTTCTCCAGCACGGCGCGCCGGAGCCGCTCGGCGACGCCGCGGAGCTCCTCGCGAACCGGCTCGAAGGCGTCCCACTCGACGAGCGGGTCGACCTCGGCCGGGGCGGCGGTCTCCGCGACCTGGTCCGCGAGACGGTCGCGCACCTCGTCGGCCGCCTCGCCGCGCAGTCGGGCGAGGTCGTCCACCTCGACCTGGAGCGCGCCCTCGCGGCTCTCGACGGTGCCCGTGACGCGGACGACGTCGTCCATCTCCACCTCGGGGTAGGCGCGCACGCCTGCCTCCTCGAAGGCGGCACAGGGGACGATGCCGGTGCCGTCGCGCACCTGGAACAGGGTCGGGCCGCCGGTCTGTTTTATCTGGACGACCTCGCCCTCGACGTGGACGACGTGGCCGACCTTGCCGGCGAGTTCGGAGACGCCGGCCTCGTCGCCGTGGCTCACCTCGACGGTGGTGAACTCGCTCGGCGCGGCCTCGTGGAAGGAGAGGTCGCCGTTCTCGCGTATCTCGGCGAGTTCGACGACGAACTCGTCGCCGACCTCGTAGTCGCCGTCGAGCACGGAGTCGTGGACGAGCCCCGAGACGTGGTCCGAGAGG from Halosegnis marinus carries:
- a CDS encoding nitrilase-related carbon-nitrogen hydrolase encodes the protein MTRVVCAQIRVENADVTGNVARAVAAVEDAAAEGADLVVLPEIFNVGYFAFDSYDRAAEPLDGPTLTRVREAAAENDVGVLAGSIVEDLAASDEGPADEGLANTSVLFDRAGERLAVYRKHHLFGYGSAETELLTPGEDLAVAEFDGHTVGMTTCYDLRFPELYRALAERGATLVCVPSAWPYPRVEHWKLLPKARAVENQLYVATANGSGSYEGAELLGRSSVYDPWGTTLASSDDDPALVAAEADPERVAAVREEFPAWRDRRGDV
- the ribH gene encoding 6,7-dimethyl-8-ribityllumazine synthase, whose amino-acid sequence is MVTLGLVVAQFNKERPVTHEMEAAGREAAAERGAEIAETLEVPGAYDTPLAADRLARRDDIDAVAVLGAVITGDTDHDQVITDAAARGLTDVSLDRDTPVAFGVSGPGMSAAEAAERIPKGAEAVESAIDLAEELA
- a CDS encoding LEA type 2 family protein — its product is MDVRALLLGSKLKVAATAFGLLVASVGGAFALGVVGVPGVAGVSNSFGDVTDETTVVNTDLLVTNPNPIGVRLGGTDIDYTIRMNDVAIAAGNKSGVGIESGNTTLNFSTRMDNRKIPAWWASHVRNDETTNVTIDANVTASILGGRNFALQQRQQVNTDIISQFNSNETRPVSGPSNPLYENPVLYVNATRASWGTVTADETPIDMRFDVYNPQLEPYTLTEVGYVVTMNNVTVGEGVTDEPYVVEGGTRETIRTVPVIRNQRLDEWWVSHLENGQVTDLRIDFYARVELPTGNSLRIPLDALTYERTIETDIFGTKNATNTTDTGGSATPTPTDGDGTATPTPTDDGGLVDTPTVGTDEDTATPTSSPTATPTDDGGII
- a CDS encoding bacterio-opsin activator domain-containing protein translates to MGDEHADGPTDHERFVPREALNSIPMAVYHFDFDGRLGWWNARVAEVTGYSDEELSGMGIDRLLTAEDSAAVRETLDGAGPGHSWSVDLPVVTKDGEALPHRHEAAVATDADGSCIGVTGVAQPRSDGGSGEVEGARTYRRVIETVGGVIGALVAAGTQSEIERAVCEGLADSELYDAVWIGRLDRDGAVEPVTVAGPSTSAVDGMTEEWRGTDDARPALETAETGEVRVVRDIPTSSLPEPIREFAAENDIRSGVSVPIGREGAGGVLVAYSSRPDGFDDVEVGALEQLGRVVGFALNAAHTERLVLSEPVVELELRLTGEAMPFTRLAQAAPDVTGTMEWMNREPNGDITQYYTVHGADAEAVVEHTEAADHVESCTPVGESDSALYELRLARSAASQLLTAGAEAREITIEDGGVTVVATAPRDTDVRAVVEGVRSVYPETKLVAKRTLDGPGDEREEPTWSGDVSLTDRQFGALEAAFDAGYFEWPRDATAEEVADELDISAATLHYHLRRAERSLVESFLESRRE
- a CDS encoding DUF7525 family protein, translated to METSQGSDRRMGFSMLFGVVGLVGAVVMLVAALGDQLVLSGYGFAAAMLGATLVVAALHLYE
- a CDS encoding DUF7528 family protein; the encoded protein is MSRADAERLAAAVDDAMTDRREFLRTTGEHRADGSYVVARRGADSAGNRKVFDSFARAERLFARLPDRFGAEDAARTGITGSRRHMLVRHFAEHPAFDCRLASRSPLVAEKTPGGEPRAEAVADD
- a CDS encoding pyridoxal phosphate-dependent aminotransferase; translation: MNTEFADRVGRVEPSATLAISNLASELEADGADVVDLSVGEPDFPTPDNVVEAGKAAMDAGHTGYTPSNGIPELKAAIAEKFADDGLAYDEDEIIVTPGGKQGLFEVFMTLLDEGSEVVLFDPAWVSYEAMAKLAGADIRRVDLSPHDFRLEPALDDLAEVVSDDTDLVVVNSPSNPSGAVFSDAALEGVRDLAVDHDAVVLSDEIYQSITYTDGTPTSLGSLDGMVDRTVTLNGFSKAYSMTGWRLGYVGAPADLVAEASKIHSHSVSCATNFVQHAGVEALRNTDDAVTEMRDAFHERRDMLLDLFADHGKEVPRPDGAFYMMLPVAEDDAAWCEGAIEDAHVATVPGSAFGTPGYARLSYAASEERLKEGVSRLAENGYL
- a CDS encoding DHH family phosphoesterase; its protein translation is MVPPADAGETAGTARAGPVVYRLASGCTFEDVEEEALYHATVNGVVEYGVFVDLSDHVSGLVHDSVLDGDYEVGDEFVVELAEIRENGDLSFHEAAPSEFTTVEVSHGDEAGVSELAGKVGHVVHVEGEVVQIKQTGGPTLFQVRDGTGIVPCAAFEEAGVRAYPEVEMDDVVRVTGTVESREGALQVEVDDLARLRGEAADEVRDRLADQVAETAAPAEVDPLVEWDAFEPVREELRGVAERLRRAVLENRPIRVRHHADGDGMCASVPVQLALERFIESVHEDAQAPRHLLKRLPAKAPFYEMEDVTRDLNFALEDRERHGQKLPLLLMLDNGSTEEDTPAYRALAEYDIPVVVVDHHHPDPDAVEPLVDAHVNPYLHGEDYRITTGMMCVELARMIAPELTDDLRHVPAVAGLSDRSRADAMDDYVALAAEAGYEEDDLHDIGEALDYAAHWLRYSSGDAVIEDVLDLGDDEERHRELVAFLSERAERDVERQLDDALPHIEHETLSNDAHLYRIDVDEHAHRFIYPAPGKTTGELHDRKVQETGDPVITIGYGPDFAVLRSDGVRLDIPRMVTELTEELPGAGVSGGGHLVVGSIKFVPGAREEVLDALVAKMSDAELDDALRSTLVE
- a CDS encoding DUF7123 family protein, whose protein sequence is MPDDTNERILDHLRERAAVGDRYFRAKHVADALGMTAKQVGARLPRLAEESEDVDIEKWGRARSTTWRVTPE
- a CDS encoding Gfo/Idh/MocA family protein, with amino-acid sequence MHEAFTDIGERDWDTGADGTVRLAVVGCGGFARGVVLPSIGDCDYVEATVGVSGSAENREKVADGHGLETTDYDGYAAGDLADAYDAVYVATPNRLHLPHVETAAEQGKAVVCEKPLEATPERAEEVVAVCEDAGVPLMTAYRMQADPLFRALKAFLDAGGVGAVEKFAGDFTFPVLMGSRGPDQWRLDAHLAGGGALMDVGVYPLNAARYLLGAEPEAVSGRTRTGGPYADVDEHVSFRVAFPDATGNFTASFSGHPNADFAVYGSEGVVRLFDAFQPNRGRRLVVETGDGSYEITGAGGGELREEFDYFAHAVLTGSDIGPDGADGLADVWLMDAIYADAE
- a CDS encoding CoxG family protein, translated to MTVRVERTFEFDAPPEDVWDFIADPEKRASPISVVSEFETTGEYTATWHVKLPIPVINRTIPIETEDVERRENEYVRFVGNASVMRVQGEHELEATETGSRLHNRFVVEGKVPGLERFFKRNLDDELDNIERAIREDLDR